A stretch of Candidatus Bathyarchaeota archaeon DNA encodes these proteins:
- the ilvB gene encoding biosynthetic-type acetolactate synthase large subunit: MSTKISGAKALLESLERQNVDVMFGILGGAILPVYDALCGNTKIRHILARHEQGAAHMAEGYAKACGRVGVCMATSGPGATNLVTGIANAYMDSSPMVALTGQVPSSGVNTSYMIGRDAFQEADIIGITTPITKYNFQPRTTAEIPVTVNTAFYIAGTGRPGPVLIDLPKNVQSESAEVQFTDKIDAKGYKPASQPNLEKVNQAVELLLKAENPIFLVGGGAIISGASDELVKMSDLLMAPVATTFMGKGAFPEGHPLSLGCIGMHGNPVANKLMSEADVLLAIGTRFSDRATANLDTFCPDAKKIQIEIDNAEINKNIEVDVPIVGDAKVTLKIMYYAISEKLKKKDGQAWLKRVKEVKEKLNPIMNEQPKDLVPKTLLMELRKLLPENGIITTEVGQNQMWSALYFKTLKPRTFLSSGGLGTMGFGFPAAIGAKVACPDRPVVDIAGDGSFRMTENELACSVAENIPVTVIVLNNSVLGMVAQWQRILYKRRYMAVDLGKTPDFVKLAEAYGAQGFRVTSIEQFHKAVKTALNSKVSTVIDVPIGSEEDVVPFVPPGCGLPQQSGDY, encoded by the coding sequence TGCCCGTATACGACGCACTTTGTGGAAACACAAAAATCAGACACATCCTTGCTCGACACGAGCAGGGAGCAGCGCACATGGCAGAAGGCTACGCTAAAGCCTGTGGGCGAGTAGGTGTGTGCATGGCAACTTCAGGTCCCGGAGCCACCAATCTAGTAACGGGCATAGCTAATGCGTACATGGATTCTTCACCAATGGTTGCCCTAACAGGTCAGGTTCCTTCCTCAGGCGTTAACACTTCTTACATGATTGGTAGAGATGCTTTCCAAGAAGCAGACATCATCGGCATAACCACTCCAATCACCAAATACAACTTCCAGCCCCGAACAACCGCTGAAATCCCAGTAACAGTTAACACAGCATTCTACATAGCAGGAACAGGCAGACCTGGACCAGTCTTAATTGATTTGCCAAAGAATGTGCAGTCCGAATCCGCTGAGGTTCAATTCACAGACAAAATTGATGCTAAAGGCTACAAACCAGCCTCCCAACCCAACTTAGAAAAAGTAAACCAAGCCGTTGAGTTGCTGCTGAAAGCTGAAAACCCTATATTCTTAGTGGGCGGTGGCGCTATAATTTCAGGCGCATCAGATGAACTGGTGAAAATGTCCGATTTGCTAATGGCGCCAGTTGCAACTACCTTTATGGGTAAAGGCGCTTTCCCCGAGGGTCATCCGTTATCGTTGGGCTGCATTGGTATGCATGGTAACCCAGTAGCTAATAAGCTGATGAGTGAAGCAGATGTTTTGTTGGCTATTGGAACCCGTTTCTCTGACCGTGCAACCGCGAACTTGGACACTTTCTGTCCTGACGCCAAAAAAATCCAAATCGAAATAGACAACGCAGAAATTAACAAAAACATCGAGGTTGATGTGCCAATTGTGGGCGATGCCAAAGTCACCCTGAAAATCATGTACTACGCCATCTCTGAGAAACTCAAAAAGAAAGATGGACAAGCTTGGCTAAAACGGGTTAAAGAAGTCAAAGAAAAACTAAACCCCATAATGAATGAGCAACCTAAAGATTTAGTTCCCAAAACCCTACTGATGGAACTACGCAAGTTGCTACCTGAAAACGGCATAATCACAACCGAAGTCGGGCAAAACCAGATGTGGTCAGCACTGTACTTTAAAACACTAAAACCCCGAACCTTCCTCAGTTCAGGTGGGCTTGGAACCATGGGCTTTGGTTTTCCAGCAGCAATAGGCGCCAAAGTCGCGTGCCCAGACAGGCCAGTGGTTGACATTGCAGGAGACGGCAGCTTCCGAATGACTGAAAACGAGCTTGCATGCTCAGTCGCCGAAAATATTCCCGTCACTGTTATTGTGCTGAATAATTCAGTGCTGGGTATGGTTGCTCAGTGGCAAAGAATCCTCTACAAGCGTCGTTACATGGCAGTTGATTTGGGTAAGACTCCTGACTTTGTCAAGTTAGCGGAGGCTTATGGAGCGCAAGGCTTTAGAGTAACTTCCATAGAACAATTCCATAAGGCAGTTAAAACCGCATTAAACAGCAAAGTTTCAACCGTGATTGATGTGCCAATCGGCTCAGAAGAGGACGTGGTTCCTTTTGTGCCTCCAGGTTGCGGTTTACCTCAACAAAGTGGAGACTACTAA
- the ilvN gene encoding acetolactate synthase small subunit yields the protein MEMGKTKIISVLVENKPGVLHTVANLFRRRNFNIESITVGPTEKQELARMTITTNGDEKTVDQVVKQLAKMIDVIRVEELEMGNCVIRELSLIKINVPTTKERSDIINCVDVFRGRIIDVSTDSLTVEITGTPDKLDAFLNLMRSYGILELARTGITALARGSKSIKINE from the coding sequence ATGGAAATGGGAAAAACAAAAATCATATCCGTGCTGGTAGAAAACAAGCCCGGTGTACTGCACACCGTAGCTAACCTTTTTCGACGACGAAACTTTAACATTGAAAGCATAACAGTTGGACCAACAGAAAAGCAAGAACTTGCACGAATGACAATCACCACCAATGGCGATGAGAAAACTGTTGACCAAGTCGTAAAGCAACTTGCGAAAATGATTGATGTGATTCGAGTTGAGGAACTGGAGATGGGCAACTGCGTGATAAGGGAGCTGTCGCTGATTAAAATTAATGTGCCAACTACTAAGGAGCGCTCAGACATCATTAATTGCGTAGATGTGTTTCGGGGACGAATTATTGATGTTTCAACTGACAGTTTAACTGTAGAAATCACTGGAACCCCTGATAAGCTAGACGCATTCCTAAACCTGATGCGCAGCTATGGCATACTAGAACTTGCACGAACAGGCATAACTGCACTGGCACGTGGTTCAAAATCCATAAAGATTAACGAATAA
- a CDS encoding 3-isopropylmalate dehydratase large subunit gives MNITEKILAKASGKSSVSPGEIVDANVDKLMIHDLTGPLAVEAFKKIGVNKVWDNQKVVVILDHQIPAESVKAAELHKTMRQFAKDQNLKIYDVGRGGVCHQVMPEQGHVVPGAVIVGADSHTCTYGAFGAFATGIGSTEAAAVMATGKIWLKVPEAIKINVTGKFKKYVTPKDLILAIIGKLSVDGAIYKSAEFTGPTMKEMSIAGRMTVCNMAVEMGAKNGIVEPDQTTQQFLQSRVAGDLPDFAALASDKDASYEQIVEFDVSKMPSQVACPSSVDNIKVASEVGDVAVDQAFIGSCTNGRLEDLRLAAEVMKGKKVKDGVRALVIPASQQIYMQALKEGLTEIFTEVGAVVCGSACGPCLGGHIGLLAADEVCVSTSNRNFIGRMGSPKASVYLASPATVAASAITGKIADPSTLEVH, from the coding sequence ATGAATATCACAGAAAAAATCTTAGCTAAAGCCTCAGGCAAATCTTCTGTTTCACCCGGTGAAATAGTCGACGCCAACGTGGACAAACTCATGATCCACGATTTAACTGGACCTTTAGCAGTTGAAGCCTTCAAAAAAATAGGCGTAAACAAAGTTTGGGATAACCAAAAAGTAGTGGTGATACTAGACCATCAGATTCCCGCCGAATCCGTGAAAGCGGCGGAACTGCACAAAACAATGCGGCAATTTGCCAAAGACCAAAACCTCAAAATATACGACGTGGGTAGGGGCGGAGTGTGCCATCAAGTCATGCCTGAACAGGGACACGTGGTTCCTGGTGCAGTAATCGTGGGCGCAGACAGCCACACCTGCACATACGGTGCATTCGGAGCGTTTGCAACCGGAATCGGCTCAACTGAAGCAGCCGCAGTCATGGCAACTGGCAAGATTTGGCTGAAAGTTCCCGAAGCAATCAAAATCAACGTAACAGGGAAATTCAAAAAATACGTCACCCCAAAAGACTTGATCTTAGCCATAATCGGCAAGTTAAGCGTGGATGGCGCAATATACAAGAGCGCAGAATTCACGGGACCCACAATGAAAGAAATGAGCATTGCAGGACGAATGACTGTTTGTAACATGGCAGTTGAAATGGGTGCCAAAAACGGTATCGTAGAACCAGACCAAACCACCCAGCAATTCTTGCAAAGCAGAGTAGCTGGTGATTTGCCTGATTTCGCAGCCTTAGCCAGCGATAAAGACGCAAGCTACGAGCAAATCGTTGAGTTTGACGTATCCAAGATGCCCTCTCAAGTAGCCTGCCCCTCATCAGTTGACAACATAAAAGTCGCCTCAGAAGTAGGCGATGTCGCAGTTGACCAAGCCTTCATTGGTTCCTGCACAAACGGCAGACTGGAAGATTTGCGTTTAGCCGCAGAGGTAATGAAGGGTAAAAAAGTCAAAGATGGCGTACGCGCCCTAGTAATCCCAGCTTCACAGCAAATTTACATGCAAGCATTAAAAGAAGGCTTAACCGAAATCTTCACCGAAGTCGGTGCAGTGGTCTGCGGTAGCGCTTGTGGTCCATGTTTAGGTGGTCACATCGGGTTGCTGGCAGCAGATGAGGTTTGCGTGAGCACTTCAAACCGTAACTTTATCGGACGAATGGGTAGCCCCAAAGCCAGCGTGTATTTAGCCTCACCCGCGACAGTTGCGGCATCAGCGATTACAGGAAAAATAGCTGACCCATCTACACTGGAGGTACACTAA
- a CDS encoding 3-isopropylmalate dehydratase small subunit produces the protein MKVKGSAVVFGNNIDTDVILPGKYLVLVDPYELAKYALAGLDPEFAQKAQGVVLVGGKNFGCGSSREQAPLALKYAGVQCVLAESFARIFFRNAINIGLPVIECKGISSAVKTGDVVAVDFEAGDIEVISTNKSFQVPKLPPFILEILNDGGLIEHLKRKMKK, from the coding sequence ATGAAAGTAAAAGGCTCCGCAGTAGTCTTCGGAAACAATATCGACACAGATGTTATCCTACCTGGCAAATACCTAGTACTAGTTGACCCCTACGAGTTGGCTAAATATGCATTAGCAGGCTTAGACCCAGAGTTTGCCCAGAAAGCCCAAGGCGTCGTCTTGGTGGGCGGCAAAAACTTTGGCTGCGGCAGTAGCCGTGAACAAGCCCCATTAGCACTAAAGTATGCTGGTGTTCAGTGTGTGTTGGCGGAATCGTTTGCCCGCATCTTCTTCAGAAACGCCATCAACATCGGTTTGCCCGTTATTGAATGCAAAGGCATATCAAGCGCGGTCAAAACAGGCGATGTTGTAGCTGTTGACTTTGAAGCAGGTGACATTGAGGTTATTTCAACAAATAAAAGCTTCCAAGTTCCCAAGCTGCCACCGTTCATCTTAGAAATCCTAAACGATGGCGGATTAATCGAACATTTAAAGAGGAAAATGAAAAAATGA
- a CDS encoding isocitrate/isopropylmalate dehydrogenase family protein: protein MTEYKISLVPGDGIGPELSEATLVVLDSVQKNFGIKLYIIEAPAGDIALETLGAALPADSLEKIKNSHACMKGPVGESAADVIVKLRLIFDLYANLRPLKAYPSVPVARPDIDMMFVRENTEDVYKGLEHQLDPDTTICIRLITRRACERIAHKAFQMARLRNNKKKVTAIHKANVMRVTDGLFRDVCRGVAKEYSDIAFNELYVDAASMRLIKEPHAFDVLCTCNMFGDILSDEAAQQIGGLGMAPGANIGDNFALFEPIHGSAPNRAGKQTANPISMILSAKMMFDWLGEKYQDPKCIEAGKAIENGVLYALRNKQSVPDCGGTTTTLGMAKAIAAALTQTG, encoded by the coding sequence ATGACAGAATATAAAATATCCCTTGTTCCAGGAGACGGCATCGGACCAGAACTCTCCGAAGCCACATTAGTTGTCCTTGACTCAGTGCAAAAAAACTTCGGCATAAAACTATACATTATTGAAGCCCCAGCAGGCGACATTGCACTTGAAACTCTCGGTGCAGCACTGCCCGCTGATTCACTTGAAAAAATCAAGAACAGTCACGCCTGCATGAAAGGTCCAGTTGGCGAAAGCGCAGCAGACGTTATTGTAAAGTTGCGTTTAATCTTTGATTTGTACGCGAACCTGCGTCCTTTGAAAGCTTACCCCAGTGTTCCAGTTGCACGCCCAGACATCGATATGATGTTTGTCCGCGAAAACACTGAAGACGTCTACAAAGGCTTAGAACACCAACTAGACCCAGACACAACCATCTGCATACGCTTAATCACCAGACGTGCATGCGAAAGAATCGCTCACAAAGCCTTCCAAATGGCACGCCTACGCAACAATAAAAAGAAAGTCACCGCTATACACAAAGCAAACGTTATGCGCGTAACCGACGGCTTATTCCGTGACGTATGCCGCGGTGTCGCAAAAGAGTACTCAGACATTGCATTTAACGAACTATACGTTGACGCAGCATCCATGCGCCTAATCAAAGAACCCCACGCCTTCGACGTCCTCTGCACCTGCAACATGTTCGGAGATATCCTCTCTGATGAGGCAGCACAGCAAATCGGCGGCTTAGGCATGGCACCAGGCGCAAACATCGGTGACAACTTCGCACTCTTCGAACCCATCCACGGTTCTGCACCAAACCGCGCAGGCAAACAAACCGCAAACCCAATCAGCATGATCCTTTCCGCGAAGATGATGTTTGATTGGTTGGGTGAGAAATATCAGGATCCTAAGTGTATCGAGGCTGGAAAAGCAATCGAGAACGGTGTACTGTACGCGTTGCGTAACAAGCAATCTGTTCCAGACTGTGGCGGCACAACTACAACGTTGGGCATGGCCAAAGCTATTGCTGCAGCCTTAACACAGACTGGCTGA